In the Necator americanus strain Aroian chromosome X, whole genome shotgun sequence genome, CGACCCTCTGCTCTCGCGGGTTCCATTCGGTCGGCGTTTCTTCTTGTTGGCTCCACTCCGTCCGTAGCCAGTTGTGCTCGGGACTGCTGTGCTTCCTATTCTATCTGCTCTGTGACAACGTCCTCCTCACTCGGTTCTTCTCGTTCGTCCTCGTCTTTGGCTTCTCTCTCGGCCTCGCCGACTTCATCCATCGTCTCTGGGGCGTCATCGTCGTTCATCTCCTCTTCCtcccgtttttttctcttttttgcttcaagGTGGGCGGGCTGGTTCTTGTCTAGGTGTCGCTTGCCGTCTCTGCTGCTCGGTGGTTCGTCCTGCTGAGTTTGGATGTCGGTATCCCCTCCctattccttggtggtctggGTGGGGTGTTGCCTCGTGGTGGATTGCGTCTGCGATCTTTTTTTCCCTATGCTTCCTATCCGTTTGCACCTCCCGGTTCGCTTGCGTTCTCGGCTCGACCTGCGTTGTTTGGTCGCCGCGTCTTCGCAAGAGTCTCTGTGTGAGATTCCATGTCGGCAATGCTATTGCTTGGCATGGTCTCTCCCCTGTCCGTGTTTCGGATCGCTGTTTCGAGGTTGAAAGCAGTTGTTGTTTCGCTGCGTCAGTATGATCGTGAAGGAGGTGATCGTTATCAATGATGATTCTCTTCATATCATTGTTGCGCTGGAGGGTCTGCATCACTGTCCTTAAGGCCGACGCTATCTGTTCTTCCAACGACTCCTGCTCGAGCTGATCGGCCATGTTGACCTCGTGAAGATATTCCGCCACTCTGTCGCGGTTCCGGTTCGAGCATTCGTAGTTCGTCGTGTGTAATGCTTTTCTCCAGGAAGTTTTCGTCCAATTGTATGGGGTGTTCGTTGGCGTTGTATGTTAGCACTTAGAATATCTCGTCCCACCAGTCCTGCGTCATGGATCTGAGTGCCACTAGCATCGGCGGTATCGTAAATAGTGTCCTTGGCAGCGTCCTAATGAACTGTAGTTCTATCTTCATCTTGTCCCACCACAGGCCAAGGTAGAGTCCCTTTGCTCACGCGTTGCGGATCTAGACAAAGTGTTCCTAAGGGTTAAAGATTGTCATTGTTCTACAAAGTTAGCTAGGGATGATGAAACGATATCTAATTGCAATACAACCGAAATAGCCTGATCGCGGAGCTTGTCGGCATCCGGCAAGAAGTGAGGAGTAGCTCGGAGTCGTTGCAGTTGATTCCACAGGTCGTCTTCGAACTCAGGGTCATCCCGATATAAATCTGGTGACTCGATGTCGCGTTGATCGCTGCCGTCATGGTTCGACATGTTAGGAGACTCGGCTTGATAGAGTTCTTCATTAGGGTGAGACATCATTCTGGAACATGGATTTTTCGGTACTACACGTTTCTGCAACATATGTAAAGCATTCTGTGGTCTGATATCTAAAGGTACGAATTCTACATGCACTGCTGGTTCTGAGAAGAAGTTTTAAGTTCAACTTGTTGAAATCCTCGTCAATGTCGTGTGCAGGGCATTCACAGTGCACTCCCTTCTCTGCTGTGTTACATCCACAGTTGTCGGCTAACGTGCAGTTCAGCTTGAGAAGACCTGACAGCGTTACTGAGCACCATTCTTGGCTTCCTGAATGGGTGCACGCCGTTGTCGGATGCTGAAGCAAGTCCACCTGTTGGCAAACTAATCGTCAGTATGGCCAGAGCTGCTGTAATACAATCGTCGCGATAAGTTCTGCCTCTTCATCTGAGTCTTCGGCAGAGGGCTAAGCAGCAGCATCGCACAATTTTCGCTGCGACTGTTACGATTATCTTCGTCACTCGTGGGACTAGTCGCACCGGCTTTCTCACTGTCATCGGCACGCACAGTAGGGCATAAATGATGGCGATTAGTGTGTACAGAAGTGTGGCTAACATCACTTTTGCGCCAAATGGCCAGCATCCATGGTTGAAAGGACCGTTGTACACCAACAACAATCGATCTGCTGGCAGAAATCTAGTCGTGGGTATGTGGTCTCTATCACCATCAGCTTCTCGTTTTCGTGTCATTTCAGTGTCACCGCGTGGTCGTGTAACGTGATTTCCGGTGGTAATCTCACCAGCAGTGGGTTCATCCGCGTCTCACACAGTTCGCACGACTTATCCGTGCACAGTTCAAATGTCTGGTTCATCGAGGTCTGAATGAGAACGCTGTTTGACATACATGTCATCTGAATCTGAGGCGTCATCAGCCCGTAATTCGGTGCGATCAGAGCAAGAAACATGAGGTGGAAGAGAAACCATTTTGCCGGAATGGGTTTCGCGTTTCTTGTGAAGATCACCGCCACCGTTTGCTCTGTGTAGTTCACTGAACGGCACGGACGGAGGTTGTATCTCGCCGTAGTTTTTATTCGCAATTATTTGATGATTTTGTTCGTTCCCATCCTCGTTTTCCTCGCGCCTACCGGATACAGGGTCCGAAGAGTAAGGAGAAATCCGAGGGTCTGTGTCGTGAACGCCGATTTCGAGCGGCGTTACTAAATTTACTGGGCGTCCAATCTTCCGGTGTGTGGATGTGATAAGTTCCCTTCTCGTATGGCACCATCTGAACCTCTCTGGGTGCCCGTTATTCGAGCCATTCTCCACTCGTTTCTGGGTAAGATCGGGTCGCATACGAGTACTACGTCTCCGATCTTTGAGCCTTGCTTCCCGTGTCTGTGATTCGTCAGCTATGTCTTATGCTTTTCTCGTAGGTTTGTGAGGTATTGGTCTTGCCAGATCTTCCAGAATTTCACTGTGGCTTCGCAGAAAAACTTCAGTGCCGTGTTCACATCTTGCCGTGTCTAGAGTGTGCGTAGTTCGTCCGGTGGCAAGTAATCTTCGTCGACGTCGGTGGGTTCGACGAGTCGTTCGAGTGGGAACGTGATGTTGATATCACGTTGAAAGAAATCCACTGGTCTTATCGATGTTAGGTCCTCTTGCATTGCGGATTGGTAGGTTAGCGGCCTGAAGTTAAGAGAGACTTCGATCTCGGTCAGTAAAGTTGCTTTCGGATCTTTGGGCCAAACCTCTCAATGCTTGTAGAGGGCGTGTTTGACAGATTTGATCAGTCGTTCGTAAAAACCGCCTTGCCATGGAGCATATGGAGTGATGTGCTTCCATCAAATATGTTTGTCCGCTGGGATCTGCTCTACCTCGTCGTTCAAATGTggctcttttttctgcttttcagaATGGACGACGCCAATAGAAACGTGGGTGCGTTGTCGCATGTGATTAACGTGGGTAGTCCACGCCTTGATACGAAGCGGCGTTTCTAGATGTATCAACCGAGTGACTGTGCAGGTAAATACACATCCATAGTAACGTTGACCTTCTGCAGCGTCTGACGTGCGTGGTAATTCGAAAAATCCAGACCGATGTGTTGGAAAACTCTGCTTCGTAATACACGTCGTCCTGGCAAGTCTGTGCTCTCCGGATACGGATATAGGAGAGCATTGAAGCGTCGGCAATTCACACACTGCTGCACTAGCTTCCTAGTCTATTGGTGTATCTCTGGTATCCAGTATGTCTGACGGACTATAGCAATGGTGTGTTCGATCCCTTGGTGATATCGTCCGTGGGCGTCCTGGATGATTAGGAAGGCTAGTCTTGTGTTAGGCGCAATGAAGATTGGCGATTTTGCATGTGTGCCGAGTGCTGCAGCCGTCCTCGCAAGCGCCAGATGCCATCTTCGTCCTTGAAGAGGCGTGACGAGTTGTCCATGGACTTCTTGCAGTCTCTCGACAGGTACAGCTCCTGGTGGTCGCGTATGAGCCTCACTCGGGCTATGAGTATGTCTTCAGCTGTCAACCGTGCGGACCACGTAATACGTTGGAGCTCTAGGATGTTTCGGTATAAGAGCCGCAATAACTTCTTGATGAAGACCAGTGTTCTAGCTGTAACCCTCTCCGCTTTCAAGAATGAGCTGAGGCGGTTCAGGTGTCTATCATTGTCAGTGTGGTGTTGATCCTTGCCTGATATACTGTCAGATTTGTTGCCGACTACTTATCGTATGGATAAAACTTTATATTCCATTCCGCCTCGGGCTGGCCCAGGAATTTTGGACCTTTCCACGATAATTTGTAATCCTTTAGTTGCTCTCGTGTGAGTCCTCTTGTTCCGGCATCTGCGGGGTTGTCGTGAGTACTGACGTAGCCGAAACAAACCGCTGCTCCCCATCGTTGAGCGCGGCCACAATTTCCCGAATTTCCTTTATTCGGTTGCGCACGAGCACTCCTGCATCAGATGTCGTTGGCGACAGTGCTAGCCAACTAAGCAATCTGCGAATCCGAGAAAAGGTAAGATCTGGTCTTTGGCGAAGGTTCTAATGCTCGATACACTGCCCATGCGCGGCGTGTTGCCGTCGTGAGTGCATTTATTTCTAGTTTCGGAATAGTTCGCTGTGTCCAGATGGAAGGTAGCTTGCATCGAGATATCGCTAACGAAGAGTTAGTGTTATCAAAGAGATAGGCACATGTGGCCATTGCTATATCGCTAGCGTCGGCAAAGTTCGCTAGTTTGATCTGTTCTCTGTCTGTCGGGAACCTGCGTGGGAAATCGCTTCGAAACCATCTGCGTTACTGGCTAGGCTTCTCCATTGTTTTGAGAAAGgcttttccattgttttggCTCTGGTAACTGAGTGTCCCacgcaaatttttctttctataacTGAATGTTTTTCGCCGGCGTAAGTAAGGGAACCAGCCATCGTACATGGACGCAATTTGCCGTGCGACCACTCTTTTGGTAAGGACTTCGACACACGGAAATGAAGTTCTCGTCTTGATACGGTCTCCCGACGCGTCCCACGCGATGCAGAGTACTTTCTGCATTGTTGATTTGGCGATCTCTTGTTGTGGAAGGAACTCATGTAACTCAGTCCGCGTTGGCCAGGAGGTCGCGTAAGTTCATATTCATGACCGTGAAAATCTGTCGTGCCGCCAAGGCTTTTTGTCCCAATTTCTCTGGATCATATGCGCCGAGTATCAAGTTGTCGACGTATAAATTGTCCCGAATTTCTTGCCTTCTGAAGGTGGTATTGTACTGTGCCGGCGAG is a window encoding:
- a CDS encoding hypothetical protein (NECATOR_CHRX.G25324.T1), translating into MRPDLTQKRVENGSNNGHPERFRWCHTRRELITSTHRKIGRPVNLVTPLEIGVHDTDPRISPYSSDPVSGRREENEDGNEQNHQIIANKNYGEIQPPSVPFSELHRANGGGDLHKKRETHSGKMVSLPPHVSCSDRTELRADDASDSDDMYVKQRSHSDLDEPDI
- a CDS encoding hypothetical protein (NECATOR_CHRX.G25321.T1); the protein is MADQLEQESLEEQIASALRTVMQTLQRNNDMKRIIIDNDHLLHDHTDAAKQQLLSTSKQRSETRTGERPCQAIALPTWNLTQRLLRRRGDQTTQVEPRTQANREQDEPPSSRDGKRHLDKNQPAHLEAKKRKKREEEEMNDDDAPETMDEVGEAEREAKDEDEREEPSEEDVVTEQIE
- a CDS encoding hypothetical protein (NECATOR_CHRX.G25323.T1) → MLAIWRKSDVSHTSVHTNRHHLCPTVRADDSEKAGATSPTSDEDNRNSRSENCAMLLLSPLPKTQMKRQNLSRRLYYSSSGHTDD
- a CDS encoding hypothetical protein (NECATOR_CHRX.G25322.T1), whose translation is MMSHPNEELYQAESPNMSNHDGSDQRDIESPDLYRDDPEFEDDLWNQLQRLRATPHFLPDADKLRDQAISVVLQLDIVSSSLANFVEQ